GGGGCGCCCGCGAGGTCGCAGGCGCAGGCGAACCTCTCGCTGGTCATCGATCGCTCCGGATCGATGAAGGGCACCCGCCTCACGAACGCCGTGCAGGCGGCGACGACGGCCGTGAGCCGCCTGAACGACGGCGACGTCGTGTCGGTGGTCACCTTCGACACGAGGACCAGCGTGGTCGTGCCGCCCACCACCGTCGGGCCGGACACGCGCGGCCGCATCCTCGCGAGCGTGCGCGGCATCTCGCTCGGCGGCGACACGTGCATCTCGTGCGGCATCGAGGAGGGCCTCTCGCTGCTCGGCCAGACGAGCGGCGGCGTGAGCCGGATGCTCGTCCTCAGCGACGGCGACGCCAACCACGGGGTCCGCGACGTCCCCGGCTTCCGCGCGATGGCGCAGCGGGCGCGCGATCGCGGCGTCGCCATCACGACCATCGGGGTCGACGTCGATTACAACGAGAAGATCCTGTCGGCGATCGCGCTCGACTCGAACGGCCGGCACTACTTCGTCGAGAACGACGCCGCGCTCGCGCGCATCTTCGAGGCGGAGGCCGAGCAGCTCACGGCGTCCGTCGCGAGCGGCGCGGAGCTCGCGATCGACCTCGCGCCCGGCGTGGAGCTCGACCGGGTCTTCGATCGCTCGTTCCGGCGGGCCGGCGGTCAGGTCATCGTGCCGCTCGGCGCGTTCGCGGCGGGGGAGGTGAAGACGGTCCTGCTCAAGGTGCGCCTCGGCGGCCTCGCCGGCGACGCGCGCGGCGACTCCCCCGTCGCCGACGTGGGCCTCACCTACCGGGACCTCGTCGCCAGGACCGACGCCCGGTGCGTGGGCAGGCTCGGCGTCGCGATCGCGGACCGCGACGCCGACGCGAGCGAGCTCGACGCGCTCGTCGCGGGGCGCGTGCAGCGCAGCGAGACGGCGGCGGCGCTGAAGCAGGCCAACTTCCTGTTCGAGCAGGGGCGGCTCGACGAGGCGCGCAGCAAGCTCGGCGCGCAGCAGGAGTCGCTCAAGAAGGCGGCCGACAAGGCGAAGGCCAGCGCCCCGGCGAACCGCGCGAAGGACGTGGCGTCCGATTTCGAGGGCCAGCTCGCCGCGCTGGAGCGGGCGGGCACGGACTTCGCCACGCCGCCGACGTTCGCCACGCCGCCGCCCGCCGCCGCCGCCGCGGAGCCGGGTGGCTTCGCGCAGGCCCCGGCGGCAGCGGCGCCGCGGCCCGCCCCGGCGCAGTCCCGCCAGGGCAAGAGCGCCGTCCGCCGCAACGAGGCGGAGGCCTTCGATCTCGCGCGCTGACGCGCCGCTCGGGACGAACGGCGCATGCCGCGCACGCCCTCAGGGAGTGAGCTGGGCGAGGAAGACGTCTCCGCTCCCCGCATCGATCAATGTCGTGCCACCGAAGTTCACTGACCCGAAGAACAACCCCGCAACGACAGCGTTCCCGTTGCTGTCGATCTTGAGGGACGAGACGCCCTGCACGTCCGTATCGCCGTACCTTTCACTCCAGATGTGGGTGCCGCTGTCATCGAACTGGGCCACGAACGCGTCGTTGTTGCCTGCGCTGGTCAGCGTACCGCCGCCGAAGTCCACCGCGCCCACGATGTCGCCGGCGACGAAGACGTCCCCCGAGCCGTTGATCGACACCGAGCTGGCCGCGTCCGAGTTCGTGTCGCCGAACGTGTGGTTCCAGAGATGCGTGCCGCTGTCGTCGAGCTGCGCCACGAAGATGTCGGAGTTCCCTGCGCTGGTCAGCGTGCTGCCGCCGATATCGATGTCGCCGTCGAAAGAACCGACGACGACCACGTTCCCGAGGCTGTCGGTCGCCACGTCCGTGGCTAGTACAGTTCCGGAATTGCCGAACTCGCTTTCCCACAGGTACGTCCCGGAGCTGTCGAAACTGGCCACGTAGCCATTGTAAAGAGCCGGGAAGGTGGTAGCAGCGGTCGGCCCGCCGCCGAAGTCCATCTTGCCGGCATACCACCCCGAGATGATGATGTTGTCGTTGCCGTCAACCGCGAGAGCGTAAGCCCCCCCGTCGTGAACGGCCGAGGGGGTGCCGAAGAACCGCCCGAAGATGGGACTCCCGGAGCTGTCGAGCTTCGCCAGGAAGACTTCATTGGAGGAGCTAGTCCCGGTGTCGCTGCCGAACGTGAGGGTACCCCAATAGTTCCCCGCGATGATCACGTTGTCCGAGGAGTCCACCGCGATCGCCGTTCCCTCGGCGTATTGGTTGGAGGTGAAGCCAGTACTCCACACCAGGTTGCCCGAGGCGTCGAATTGCTTGATGAAGATGTCGGCCAAGGTGAAGGTCGGGTCGTAGGCGGAGCCGATGACGTTGACGTTGCCCGCGCTGTCCGTAGCGACGTCCCTCACGACCATAGCCGGCATTATATGGCTCCAGAGATAGCCGCCGCTGTCATCGAGCTTCGCAATCATGCACTCGGATCCTGTCGGGACGAGCGGCCCACCGCCGAAGTCCATGGCCCCATCCGAGCACGCGGTGATGATGATGTTATCGGACCCGTCCACAGCGATCTTGCTGGCGTACTGAAAGGAGGTGTCGCCGTAGCGCTTGCTCCACCCGTGAACCAGCGGCTGCCGGGAGGTGGTGACAGGCTCCGAGGTGCGAGGCTCATCGCCATCGGGTAGCGTGCCGCAACCGGCATTCAAACAAACCACGGACGCCACACTGACCAGCTCAGCAAACCACGATTTTCGCATGATAATACGCTGCTCCTTCTCGGGTGAACCCGGGACATCACCGCCACACCGGCGACACGATCGACGCAACACCCCTGCACCGCAGATAGACCGCTAGGCACACGACTGGACGTCAACAGTTTGTATCCTTGGTCACATACATACAACTTGTCAAGCAATTTTGATTCTTGCGCATCCGGCAGATCCGGCGGTGATCTCCGCAGGCTGAGACCAGGCATCAGCCTGCGGGGCGCTGGCCCCACATTTCATCGCAAGGCCATATGACCGGCACTGCCATGCGGACATGACGATCGTGCGCCAGCGCCGGCGGAGAAGTCGCGTGCTTCGTAACCTGTGGGAGCTCACGGTGGTGTTCCGCAGATGCAGCCGTGACATGTCACGGTGGAGCGTGTTCATCACGGGAGCTTCGCGGGCACCTTGAGCTTCGGTGGCACGTCGCTGACCAGCCTGAGGACGAGCGACGGCTTCGTGATCCGGTACGGCAACGCAGGCCAGGCCCCAGCGGCAGCGGCGCCGCGGCCTGCCCCTGCGCAGTCCCGCCAGGGCAAGAGCGCCGTCCGCCGCAACGAGGCGGGGGCCTTCGATCTCGCGCGCCGACGCGGGTCGAGGCAGACGGCGCGCTCCAGCCCCAACCCTGAGCGCGCTCCAGCCCCAACCCTGAGCGCGCGCTCCAGCCGCTGCCCCGCAGCGACGCGGGGCGTTGACGGCGTTGACACGCGTCGGGCTTTCGGGTTTTGACTCCCGGCGGTGGGCGTTCGACCTAGGGCGAGTCGGCCGGGAAACCGCCGGACGGGTGGCGACGGCGCGCAAGGCTCGCCGCCGCGCGACCCGTCGTCCACGCGGAAGACAACCCCCGCGCGGCGCGCGCGGGGCGCGGGGCAGCGCTCGCCGGCGTCGCGGCGCCCCGCCCAGCCCCGGGCCGGGCGCGGGCGCGCGCTGCTCCTCGGGCTCGCGGGCGTGGTCGCGGCGGCGTGCGCCGCGCTCCTCGCGCTGGTGTTCGGCTTCGGGCGCGCGAGGGCGCCGGACCGGGGGCGCGTCGTGGAGATCAACTGGCCGGACGGGCTCGACGCGGGCGAGGCGGCCGCGCTCCTCGCGGCCGAGGGGCTCGTCGAGAGCGAGCGCGCCATGGCGCTCTACCTCGGCGCGACGGGCGGCACCGAGGCGTTCGTGCCGGGCCCTCACCTGCTCTTCGAGGGCGCGACGCCGCGGGAGCTCCGGCAGCTGCTCACGCGTGCGGAGGGGCGCCCCACGGCGAAGCTCACGATCCCCGAGGGATTTAGCCGCTTCGACATCGCCGCCCGGCTGGAGAAGCTGCGCATCGCCGGCCGGAAGACGTTCCTCGCGGCCACCGCCGACGGCGCGCTCCTCGACGCGCTCGGCATCGAGCGCGGCGGCGCCGTGGGCGCGGAGAGCGCGGAGGGGTACCTCTTCCCGGCGACGTACGAGCTCGCGCTGGACTCCGACGCGCGCGACGTGGCGCGGCGCCTCGTCGCCGAGTCCGACCGGCGGTGGAGCGCGCTCGCGGCGCAGGGCAAGGACGGGCTGGCGGCGCTCCAGGCGACGCTCGGCTGGGGTCGCCGCGAGGTGCTCACGCTGGCCTCCATCATCGAGAAGGAGGCCGTCGTCGAGGAGGAGCGGCCGCTCATCGCGAGCGTGTTCCTGAACCGGCTCCTCGATCCGAGCTTCCGCTCTCGCAAGCTGCAGTCCGACGCGACGGCGCTCTACGGCTGCGTCGCCTGGCCCGAGGAGGCGCCGTCGTGCGCAGAGTGGAGCGGCAAGCCCACGCCCGCCGTGGTGCGGGATCCGAAGAACCGCTACAGCACCTACGCGCACCCGGGGCTGCCGCCCGGGCCGATCGCCAACCCTGGTGCGCCGTCGATCGCGGCCGTGCTGGCGCCCGCGGCGACGAAGTACCTCTATTTCGTGGCCGCGGGCGGCGGTCGCCATCGGTTCAGCGAGAGCCTGGACGACCACAACGACGCCGTGCAGAAGCGCAGGGACGCGACGGCGCCCTAGGCGCGAGCGGCGCGACACGGGAAAGAGCTCTCCTGCGCGAGGCGCCGCTCTCGGGCACGACACGGGGCCGCAGAGAGAGAGCCGTCGGGCGAGCCGAGCCGGTCAAAGGGTAGCGCAGCTGCCCCCTCCGCCGTCCTCATCCACGCCGTGCCCTTGCGTTCCGAGCCGCCGGGGACGAGGGAGAGCGAGCGGCGGCGCGGAATGGGGGGACGTTTCATGGGACAGGCAGTCCGATTCCACGAGACCGGCGGGCCGGAGGTCCTGCGCTGCGAGGAGGCCATCGCCGGCGGCCCGGGCCCCGGCCAGGCGCGGGTCCGGCACGTCGCGGTGGGGCTCAACTTCGCCGATACCTACTTTCGCACCGGGATCTATCCCGTGCCGCTCCCCAGCGGCATCGGGGTCGAGGCCTCCGGCGTGGTGGAGGCGGTCGGCGAGGGCGTCACGAACGTCGCGCCGGGCGACCGGGTGACATACACCGGCTTCCTGGACACGCTCGGGGCGTACTGCACCGAGCGGATCGTCCTCGCCGCACCGCTGATCCGGCTGCCAGAGGGCATCAGCCACGAGACGGCCGCTGCGATGACCATGCGGGGCCTCACGGCGGCGTACCTGATGCGCCGCATCTGGCCTTTGAAGGCCGGCGACAGCATCCTGCTGCACGCGGCGGCGGGCGGCGTGGGCCTGATCGTGTCGCAGTGGGCGAAGCTCCTCGGGCTCACGGTGATCGGCGCGGTGTCGACCGAGGCCAAGGGGGAGATCGCCCGCGCCCACGGCGCCGATCACATCCTCATTTATGGCCGCGGCGACGTGGCCAGGCGCGTGCGCGATCTGACGGGCGGGGCCGGCGTGTCGGTCGCCTACGACGGCGTCGGCAAGGACACGTTCGCCGGCTCGCTCGGCTCGCTGAAGCGGCGCGGCCTGCTCGTGTGCCTGGGCGCGGCCTCGGGCCCGGTGCCGCCGCTCGACGTGGCGCTGCTGGGGGCCAAAGGATCGGTGTTCGTCACGCGCCCGGCGCTCGCCGACTACATCGCCGATCCCGAGGAGAAGAGAGCGCTCGCGGGCGAGCTGTTCGACCACGTCGCCGCGGGGCGGATCCGGGTCGAGATCAACCAGCGCTACAGGCTGGAGGACGCGGCGCAGGCGCACCGGGACCTCGAGTCGCGCAAGACCACGGGCTCGTCGATCTTCGTCGTGTAGCGCGTGTCGGGACCGCAGATCGCGCGCCGACGCCAGTGCATCCAGGAGGACCGGACATGACAAGCACAGCGACAGCCGGCTCGGGCGCCGCGCGCGCGGTGAGGCGCGGATCCATCGAGGTCGAGCCGCTCACCTGCACCATCGGCGCCGAGCTCCGCGACGTGAGCCTGGCCGACGCCGCGCGCGACGACGCGCTCTTCGCCGAGATCAAGGCGCTGCTGTTGAAGCACCGGGTCCTCTTCCTGCGCGACCAGGACATCACCCGCGCCGACCACGTCGCGTTCGCGAGGCGCTTCGGCGAGCTCGAGGACCACCCCGTCGCCGGCAGCGATCCCGATCATCCGGGGCTGGTTCGCATCTACAAGGACCTGAACAGCCCGCCGGAGCACTACGAGAACTCCTATCATTGCGACGCTACATGGCGCGAAGCGCCGCCGATGGGCTGCGTCCTGCGCTGCGTGGAGACGCCGGACGTCGGCGGCGACACCATCTGGGTCAACATGGTCGAGGCGTACAGCCGCCTGCCCGAGCACATCAAGCGGCAGATCGCCGGGCTGCGCGCCAGGCACAGCATGGAGGCCACCTTCGGCGCCGCCCTGCCGATGACGGAGCGCCACGCGCTCAAGGCGAGGTACCCCGACGCGGAGCACCCGGTGGTGCGCACCCACCCGGAGACCGGCGAAAAAGTCCTGTTCGTCAGCAGCTTCACGACGCACTTCGTCAACTTCCACACGCCGGACAACGTCCGCGTCGGCCAGGACTTCGCGCCCGGGGCGAGCCACCTGCTGAGCTACCTGCTCAGCCAGGCGGCGATCCCCGAGGTCCAGGTCCGCTTCCGCTGGAGGAAGAACAGCGTCGCGCTCTGGGACAACCGCTGCACCCAGCACTACGCGGTCCAGGATTACTGGCCTGCGGTGCGCAAGATGGAGCGCGCCGGGATCGTCGGCGACCGGCCCTACTGACCACCCCTCGGCGCCACGAGAGATCAGGGCGCCTTTGCTCTCGTCGCCTCGGGGGTGGCCGCGCAGCGCCCCGCTTCCTGGATCTGCGCGCGCCGCGGTGTAGATTCGCGCGCCATCATGCGCCGTCCCGCTCCGTTCCTCCTCGCGCTCTCCGCTCCCCTCGCCTTCTCTGCCGCTGTCGCCAGCTGCTCGCCCCGCACCGCGCCCCCGGCCGAAGTGACGCAGGCCGCCTCCGCGACCGCCGCTCCGGCAACTCCCCCCGACCCCGCCGCTTCGGCCTCGAGCGCTGCGCCCACCGCCAGCGCTGCCCCCGCCGCCAGCACTGCCCCCGCCGCCAGCGCCGCGCCTGCCACCAGCGCCGCGTCCGCCGCCAGCGCCGAGCCTGCCGCCAGCGCCGCGCCCGATCCGGCGGCGCCGGCCGACGCCGGGCCGCTCCCGAAGGTCAAGGTCGCCAACATCGGCATGCACATCGGCGGCGGCCCGCACGACGACTTCACCAAGGAGCCGATCAAGCGCTCGGTCGCGCCCCACTTCGACGAGTTCCGCCGCTGCTTCGCGCTCGCCGAGGACCCGACCAAGGGCGGCGACTTCGGCATCGATCTCCGGATCGAGAGGGACGGCGGCAAGGCCGAGGTGCGCAAGCCCCGGACGGCGCTCAAGGGCAAGGCGTTCACGCAATGCGTGGTCGGCGTCTTCGAGCGGATCGACTTCCTCAAGCCGAGGAAAGGCCCCACCGTGGTGAGCTACTCGCTCCGCTTCACCCCGTGACCGGGCCGCGGCTCACCCGTGGCGCCCGAGGTTCGGCAGCGACCCGCGCGAGGCCTCGACCGCCGTCTCGCCGGCGCGGTCGAGCGCGTACTTGAAGAGGATCGGGCCGAACACCTCGTTCAGCGCCACGCACCCGACGACGAGCGCGCGGAAGCCGGCGCCGAGGCTCGGGAACGCGCGCTCGATGGTCAGGCTGATCCCGAGCGTCAGCCCGGCCTGCGAGATCAGCCCGCACCACGACCACTTCCTCAAGAGCGGCGGATCGTCCGCCAGCCGGTTGCCGATGCGGTTCGCGACCCACGTCACCAGGGCGCGCGACGCGCCGAAGAGCAGCGCGACGGGCCACATCTGCCGCAAGAGCGGCAGGTCGAGGTGCGCGCCGGCCGTCGCGAAGAACAGCACGAACACCACGCTCGCCGCGTCCTCGACCGCGTGCACCAGCTTCTCGCCCTGCTTCGACAGGTTCGCCACGACGAAGCCGGCCACCACGAAGACGAGCAGCGCGTCGAAGCGGAGGTACCGCAGCACCTCCGTCGCGCCGAAGCCGAGCGCCACGAACACCAGGATGAGCTGGCGGCCGATCAGCCGCATGTAGGCCGCGAGCGCGAGGCCGAGCGTCGTGCCGATCGAGATGCTCCCCAGGATCTCGCGGCCGAGCAGCTCCATCTCGTGCATCGACATCGTCGTGCCCGGCTCGAGGAGCGGCCGCACCGTGGAGAGCGCGACCGCCGTCACGACGATGACGATGATGTCCGACGTCATCACGAACGCGAGCGTGTGCATCGCGACGGGGCCGGTCGCGCGCGTCTGGGAGAGGATCCCGAGCACGGCCGAGGGGCTGCGGGTCACCGCGATGACGCCCCACAGGACGGCCACGCCGAACGCCGCCGTGGTCGAGAGCTCGGCCGCGAACGGCACCAGCGAGCGCGCCGCGTAGAAGACGCCCGTCATCGCCACGAAGACGAGCGCCGTCTGGACGACGTTGTGCAAGAGGATGCTCTTCAGGCTCTTCTTGACGACGTCGATCCGAAGCTCGGCGCCGCCCGCGAGCGCGATGAGCGCCAGCGCCAGCGCGTTGACCCGCGAGATCTCCTCCACCGCGTGGTGGTCGACGAGCCCCAGGACGTGCGGGCCGGCGATGATGCCCGCGAGGATGTAGCCCGAGATGTGCGGCAGGCGGAGCGGCTCGACGAGCTCGCTCGCGAGCGTGCCCGCGAGCAGGAGAAAGCCGATCGAAGCGACGGCCCCTGCAGGCCCGTGTTCGTGAGGGACAGCGCGCGTCGTGGCGTAGAGCAGCCCGAACAGGATCACGAGCGCGACCGCGTGCGTGAGGTGGTTCAGCGGCCCCTTGGGGGCCGACCCGTGGTGGCGCGCGGCGGGCACGCCGTGCTGCTCGGCGGGCGCAGCCGGATCGGCCGGCGCAGCCGGGCCGGCGGGCGTGACCGGGCCGGCGGGCGCGGCCGGCTCGACCTCAGGGAGTGCTGCGGCGCTCACGGTGACACCTCTTCATTCCTCATCCCTCCCCCACGCTGCGCCGCGGGCGACGGCGGGGCGCCCCTCTCGCCTCCCTCGCCCGGCGCGGCGTCGCGCCCGGCGCGGCCCAGGCCGCGGCCGAAGAAGAGCGACTCCCGCTCGGGCGCGGCGAGCTCGCCGGCCTTGCGGAGCGTGGCGCGCAGCGCCTGCGGCCCGACGAGCTCGCCGAACACGGCCGCGGCCGCCGCGGCGAAGAGGACGGTGTGCCCGACCGGGCCCGGGAAGCGCAGCGCGAAGGCGAGCCCGACGCTCATCGCCACCGCGCCGGACGAGAGCAGCCCGAGGCCGAGCCACGGCGACGTCTCGCGCGCGTCGGGCGACACGACGCGGAAGACGAGCCCGGTCGCGAGCTTGCCCACGAGCCTCGCCCCGAGCGCGATCGCCACGATCCAGGGCAGGAACGGAGCCGCCTTCATGTTCACGTGCGCGCCCGCGAGCAGGAGCGCCGGCAGGATGACCGGCCGCTCGGTCGGCGCGACCATGGCGACGATCTCGTCGCGGTGCCGCGAGATGGCGGCGATCGTCACGCCCATCGCGAACGCCGCGAAGAGCGGCGACAGGCCGACCCGGGCGCTCGTGCCCATCGTCAACAGCGAGGTGCCGAGCAGCACGCCCCAGCTCTGGATCAGGCGGAAATCGCTCCCGAGGAGCACCACCGCGATGAGCCCGAGCACCACGCCGATGAGCGCCGTCACGACCGTCCACCCCCAGAACGGGATCGGCCACTGGGCCGTCGCCTGCGGGACGAGCGCGAACGCGCCGCCCATCATGAGCAGCGGGCCGAGATCGTCGCAGTCGGCGATGTCGGCGATGAGATCCGAGAGCTTGCCGCTCGCGCTGTAGCGCTGCGTGACCCACAGCACCGCGTGCCGCGTCGTCTCGGCGGAGACGGCGCCCACGCCCGCCGCGAGCAGCGCGCGGTCGCCGCGCTCGAGCGAGGGAACGCCGTACGCCGCCGCGAACCAGACCGCGGCGGCCACCGCGCCGCCGGTCAGGAGGCTCATGAGCACGCAGAGCGCCATGCGGGACGGCCGCACGCGGCGGCTGCCGACGAAGCCGAAGTCGAGGCCGACGACGAGCGCGAGCCAGCCGAGCGCGACGCCCGCCACGGGCTCGAACGCGGCGAGCGACGAGGGCTCGAGCAGCCCGAGCGCCGAGGGTCCCAGCACGAAGCCGAGCACGACGTACTCGGCGCCGGAGGGGAGGCCGATGCCCCGGAGCACGCGGCCGCTGACGAGCGAGCTGCCGAGGTACGACAGCACGAGGAGCCCCATCAGGAGCCAGACGGCGTTCACGAGGCGGCGCCCCGGTCGACCGGCGCGGGCGCGGCGCGCCGCGCGCCCCCGGAGGACGCCGGCGCGCGCCCGAGCGGGATCTCCGCGGTGACGAGGGCCTGCGCCACCGCGATGAGCCAGCGGCTGCGCACGTCGTCGCCGTCGCAGGCCATCGTGGCCCGGAAATGAGCGCCCCCCTCGTCGATCGCGACGAGCGCGGCGCGGGCCCGGCTGCCGAGGCCCGAGCCCGTCTTCAGGAGCAGCTCGCGCACCCGCTCGAGATCGGCGGCGGGGTCGACGCTGATCTCGACGGCCACGACCGGAGGGCGGCCGCGGATGCGCGTCGGGTGGAACAGGCTGAGCAGGTGCGGCACGCGAACGACGCAGCCGTCCTCGTCCTCGAGGCGCGCCTCGATCAGCGTCAGCTCGCGGACCCGCCCGGCGCGGCCGCCCACGTCGGCGATGTCGCCGACGCGCAGGCGCC
The DNA window shown above is from Sorangium aterium and carries:
- a CDS encoding TauD/TfdA dioxygenase family protein; this encodes MTSTATAGSGAARAVRRGSIEVEPLTCTIGAELRDVSLADAARDDALFAEIKALLLKHRVLFLRDQDITRADHVAFARRFGELEDHPVAGSDPDHPGLVRIYKDLNSPPEHYENSYHCDATWREAPPMGCVLRCVETPDVGGDTIWVNMVEAYSRLPEHIKRQIAGLRARHSMEATFGAALPMTERHALKARYPDAEHPVVRTHPETGEKVLFVSSFTTHFVNFHTPDNVRVGQDFAPGASHLLSYLLSQAAIPEVQVRFRWRKNSVALWDNRCTQHYAVQDYWPAVRKMERAGIVGDRPY
- a CDS encoding cation:proton antiporter, whose protein sequence is MSAAALPEVEPAAPAGPVTPAGPAAPADPAAPAEQHGVPAARHHGSAPKGPLNHLTHAVALVILFGLLYATTRAVPHEHGPAGAVASIGFLLLAGTLASELVEPLRLPHISGYILAGIIAGPHVLGLVDHHAVEEISRVNALALALIALAGGAELRIDVVKKSLKSILLHNVVQTALVFVAMTGVFYAARSLVPFAAELSTTAAFGVAVLWGVIAVTRSPSAVLGILSQTRATGPVAMHTLAFVMTSDIIVIVVTAVALSTVRPLLEPGTTMSMHEMELLGREILGSISIGTTLGLALAAYMRLIGRQLILVFVALGFGATEVLRYLRFDALLVFVVAGFVVANLSKQGEKLVHAVEDAASVVFVLFFATAGAHLDLPLLRQMWPVALLFGASRALVTWVANRIGNRLADDPPLLRKWSWCGLISQAGLTLGISLTIERAFPSLGAGFRALVVGCVALNEVFGPILFKYALDRAGETAVEASRGSLPNLGRHG
- a CDS encoding vWA domain-containing protein, producing the protein MKPTHVALFSALGMMFTSLSVYSLAPSGGGSSVTAVREVITEPPRQVPEATGGAVAAVDPSRFTTGSRLMLEGRVGHARLPRSAQETFLMFEVRGDGAPARSQAQANLSLVIDRSGSMKGTRLTNAVQAATTAVSRLNDGDVVSVVTFDTRTSVVVPPTTVGPDTRGRILASVRGISLGGDTCISCGIEEGLSLLGQTSGGVSRMLVLSDGDANHGVRDVPGFRAMAQRARDRGVAITTIGVDVDYNEKILSAIALDSNGRHYFVENDAALARIFEAEAEQLTASVASGAELAIDLAPGVELDRVFDRSFRRAGGQVIVPLGAFAAGEVKTVLLKVRLGGLAGDARGDSPVADVGLTYRDLVARTDARCVGRLGVAIADRDADASELDALVAGRVQRSETAAALKQANFLFEQGRLDEARSKLGAQQESLKKAADKAKASAPANRAKDVASDFEGQLAALERAGTDFATPPTFATPPPAAAAAEPGGFAQAPAAAAPRPAPAQSRQGKSAVRRNEAEAFDLAR
- a CDS encoding quinone oxidoreductase family protein, whose product is MGQAVRFHETGGPEVLRCEEAIAGGPGPGQARVRHVAVGLNFADTYFRTGIYPVPLPSGIGVEASGVVEAVGEGVTNVAPGDRVTYTGFLDTLGAYCTERIVLAAPLIRLPEGISHETAAAMTMRGLTAAYLMRRIWPLKAGDSILLHAAAGGVGLIVSQWAKLLGLTVIGAVSTEAKGEIARAHGADHILIYGRGDVARRVRDLTGGAGVSVAYDGVGKDTFAGSLGSLKRRGLLVCLGAASGPVPPLDVALLGAKGSVFVTRPALADYIADPEEKRALAGELFDHVAAGRIRVEINQRYRLEDAAQAHRDLESRKTTGSSIFVV
- a CDS encoding cation:proton antiporter, with protein sequence MNAVWLLMGLLVLSYLGSSLVSGRVLRGIGLPSGAEYVVLGFVLGPSALGLLEPSSLAAFEPVAGVALGWLALVVGLDFGFVGSRRVRPSRMALCVLMSLLTGGAVAAAVWFAAAYGVPSLERGDRALLAAGVGAVSAETTRHAVLWVTQRYSASGKLSDLIADIADCDDLGPLLMMGGAFALVPQATAQWPIPFWGWTVVTALIGVVLGLIAVVLLGSDFRLIQSWGVLLGTSLLTMGTSARVGLSPLFAAFAMGVTIAAISRHRDEIVAMVAPTERPVILPALLLAGAHVNMKAAPFLPWIVAIALGARLVGKLATGLVFRVVSPDARETSPWLGLGLLSSGAVAMSVGLAFALRFPGPVGHTVLFAAAAAAVFGELVGPQALRATLRKAGELAAPERESLFFGRGLGRAGRDAAPGEGGERGAPPSPAAQRGGGMRNEEVSP
- the mltG gene encoding endolytic transglycosylase MltG, which produces MGVRPRASRPGNRRTGGDGAQGSPPRDPSSTRKTTPARRARGAGQRSPASRRPAQPRAGRGRALLLGLAGVVAAACAALLALVFGFGRARAPDRGRVVEINWPDGLDAGEAAALLAAEGLVESERAMALYLGATGGTEAFVPGPHLLFEGATPRELRQLLTRAEGRPTAKLTIPEGFSRFDIAARLEKLRIAGRKTFLAATADGALLDALGIERGGAVGAESAEGYLFPATYELALDSDARDVARRLVAESDRRWSALAAQGKDGLAALQATLGWGRREVLTLASIIEKEAVVEEERPLIASVFLNRLLDPSFRSRKLQSDATALYGCVAWPEEAPSCAEWSGKPTPAVVRDPKNRYSTYAHPGLPPGPIANPGAPSIAAVLAPAATKYLYFVAAGGGRHRFSESLDDHNDAVQKRRDATAP